CGTTTGTTGGAGTATATCCAGCGGCATACTTTTTAAGAAAAACAGAATGGAATAGTTATGCATTTGCGACGCCAATTGTTGGTGTTATCTGTTTTACGATTGCAATCACCCTCTGGAACCAAGGGGTAAAAAGGTATCGTGGCGCGGGTAATTAATTATAGAAGCTTGTTCGTTTCTAAGGGATAAATCAGTTCTCCACCTCATACATATAAAATGAGGTGGAGGACATGTTATGGGGATTTATTCTATTAATTGCAGCAATCGCTATTTTGAAAAGTGTCCAATTATTATGGAGTTCCTATTCGGATTCAACGCGTTTTTTTTCGCTCTATAATTTGGCCACATTATTTTTAATCTATACAACAGTACTAATCGCATTTGGATTAAGTTACGTTGTATTAGAGGAAATGGGTTTCGCAGTTTTGAAAGAGGACGGAGAAAGTTTGAACGCTCATTCTTTTCAACTCGTCGAAGTTTGTTTATATTTTAGCGCAGTTACTCTATTGTCTGTTGGATATGGTGACATATCTCCGATTGGAATTGGGCGATGGATTGCAATCGCAGAAGCGCTAATTGGATATACACTCCCTTTTGCTTTTGTGATGAGGTCTGTAATAGACAATGAAAAATAAGGAAGCATTTGTTATAGTAAAGGAAAAGAGTAGGAGTGATAACTATGATTACAGTAGGAGAAATGGCACCAGAATTCACATTAGAGGGAAGTAACGGAGAAGAAGTTCGCCTAGCTGATTTCCGCGGTAAAAATGTAGTTCTCTATTTTTATCCGAAAGATATGACGCCAGGATGTACAACTGAAGCATGTGATTTTCGTGATGCGTATGGAGTATTTCAAGAGAAGGATACGGTTATTCTTGGAGTAAGTCCTGATTCAGCGAATAGACATTTGAAATTCATTGAGAAACATGAATTGCCATTTACACTTTTAGTAGATGAAGATCATAAAGTAGCAGAGTTATACGATGTTTGGAAGTTAAAAAAGAACTTTGGGAAAGAGTATATGGGAATCGAGCGTTCTACATTCCTTATTAATAAAGACGGTGAACTTGTAAAAGAGTGGCGTAAAGTGAAAGTGAAAGGACATATTGAGGATGTTCTTTCTTATATAAAATAAATCTACATTGGAGATAAAATATGCAGAAACAAGGCAAGTGTCTATACATATTTTACTGCCTTACATAAAGTGGAAGTGTAGGGCATACCTCCTCAGATGATAGTATTCCAAGTGCGATTATGTCGCACTTTTTTCTATGGAATATATGAAGAAAAAAGGGAAAGATACATAAAAACAAGTCCTGAATATAAAAATAAACTACATACTTATAGTAGAAATATTGACGATTTATAAGAAAAGGAGTACACTCTTTATAAGAATTATAAAATAATAATCCGTATAGAATCGGGGTGCATGACGGTGGTCAAAGAAGAATTAAAAGAAGCGCTAGAAATGCTGAAAAATACGGGTGTACGCATTACTCCACAGCGTCATGCTATTTTAGAGTACCTTGTGGAATCAATGACGCACCCAACAGCGGATGATATTTATAAAGCATTAGAAGGTAAGTTTCCAAATATGAGTGTTGCAACTGTCTATAATAACTTACGTGTGTTTAAAGAGGTTGGACTTGTAAAGGAATTAACTTATGGAGACGCTTCAAGTAGATTTGATTATGTTACAAGTCAACATTATCATGTGATTTGCGAAAAATGTGGTAAGATTGTTGATTTTCCTTATGGAGGCTTGGAAAAGCTGGAAGAGGAAGCTGCGAAAACGACAGGCTTCGTTATCAATAGTCATCGCTTAGAAATTTATGGCGTTTGTCCAGAGTGTCATAAGGCGTAATATATAATAAAGAAAGAGGCTGACGGCTATACGTCAGCCTCTTTCTTTATTATATAAGGATTAGCGTGAGGTTAATCGGGATTTACAGTGCTAAGTTAGTAAGAAGGGTTAGATAAAAGTTTGTCGAATTTACTTTGTATTGGTGGAAATGAATTCTTGGAGGGGACATTTTGAAGAAATATGAGATTAAAAATAACATTCCAACATTGGAAGAATATAAATATTTATGTGATTCTGTGGGATGGACTAACTATATGAACTTTGAGGTGGCGGAAATATCACTTCAAAATTCGATTTACTGTATAACAGTCAAGGATAATAATCAAATCATCGGCATGGGGAGAATTGTTGGTGATGGGGCTATCTATTTCTATATTCAAGATATAGTGGTTCATCCAGATTATCAAAAGAATGGTATTGGAAAGAAAATAATGAATACTTTAGTAGAATACTTAAATGGGAATACTCCAGATAAAGCATTCATTGGTTTGTTTGCGTCGCAAGGTAAAACATCATTCTACGAAAAATATGATTTTAAAGATTATTCGCCTAATATGACAGGGATGTTTACTGTTATTTCGAAAAAATAGGTGTAATAAATTTAATAAAACAATTAAAAAGTTGATTTTTTAAGAAATCAACTTTTTAATGAGTTGAAACGTTTGTAGTGTTGCAAATTCGTATTTCCCTTGATACTTATGATTTATAACTCTTCTTATTATACTTTTCATCAAATTCTTTTCCTTCTAGATCTCGATCTAGTGTTAAAGGTTGATTGCAGTGCATACATGCATCGACACGGCCGAGCATTTTGGTTGGCTTATCACAGCTTGGACAAATAATTTGGATAGTCTTAGTAGATAACATACCAATCCAAAAGTAAACGACAGTGCTAGCGATAACAGCTAAAAAGCCAACCATCATAAACGTTGTCATAATAATAATGTTTTCGCGGAAAAAGACACCTAAGTATGCAATGAAGAGGCCGATAAATACTAAACTTAATGCAAAGGTCCGGATTTTATTGATTTTGTTTGAATACTTAATGCTCATTCTCACCACGCTCCTATACTAATAATATAACATAAAATTTAGAATTTTCACTCTCGTGTAAATTGATAAAGAGGTAAGATATGAAATGAATAGGAGGAAAGCCAAGAATGAATGGATGCTATAATGATTTTTACAGCGGTTTTTAAGTTTTTAACGGGATGTGAAATTTTTTTATAAAAAGTATTGACCCTGTATATACTGCATGATATATTAATAACCGTCGCTGATGCGGAAACGCAGAAAACGACAAAAAAGAAATTAAAAAACTTAGTTGACATTGAAAAATGAAGATGTTAACATAAGGAAGTCGCAAATGAGCGACTAAGTAGTTCTTTGAAAACTGAACGAAACAAACAACGTGAAACGTCAATTTTTATTTTAGATGCTAGACAAACTAACTTTATTGGAGAGTTTGATCCTGGCTCAGGATGAACGCTGGCGGCGTGCCTAATACATGCAAGTCGAGCGAATGGATTAAGAGCTTGCT
This DNA window, taken from Bacillus cereus ATCC 14579, encodes the following:
- a CDS encoding potassium channel family protein encodes the protein MLWGFILLIAAIAILKSVQLLWSSYSDSTRFFSLYNLATLFLIYTTVLIAFGLSYVVLEEMGFAVLKEDGESLNAHSFQLVEVCLYFSAVTLLSVGYGDISPIGIGRWIAIAEALIGYTLPFAFVMRSVIDNEK
- the bcp gene encoding thioredoxin-dependent thiol peroxidase, which encodes MITVGEMAPEFTLEGSNGEEVRLADFRGKNVVLYFYPKDMTPGCTTEACDFRDAYGVFQEKDTVILGVSPDSANRHLKFIEKHELPFTLLVDEDHKVAELYDVWKLKKNFGKEYMGIERSTFLINKDGELVKEWRKVKVKGHIEDVLSYIK
- the perR gene encoding peroxide-responsive transcriptional repressor PerR, giving the protein MVKEELKEALEMLKNTGVRITPQRHAILEYLVESMTHPTADDIYKALEGKFPNMSVATVYNNLRVFKEVGLVKELTYGDASSRFDYVTSQHYHVICEKCGKIVDFPYGGLEKLEEEAAKTTGFVINSHRLEIYGVCPECHKA
- a CDS encoding GNAT family N-acetyltransferase, producing MKKYEIKNNIPTLEEYKYLCDSVGWTNYMNFEVAEISLQNSIYCITVKDNNQIIGMGRIVGDGAIYFYIQDIVVHPDYQKNGIGKKIMNTLVEYLNGNTPDKAFIGLFASQGKTSFYEKYDFKDYSPNMTGMFTVISKK
- a CDS encoding YgzB family protein, translated to MSIKYSNKINKIRTFALSLVFIGLFIAYLGVFFRENIIIMTTFMMVGFLAVIASTVVYFWIGMLSTKTIQIICPSCDKPTKMLGRVDACMHCNQPLTLDRDLEGKEFDEKYNKKSYKS